The following is a genomic window from Chitinophaga caseinilytica.
TCTATGCGGGATATGTGGGCTTTTACAGCCTGGAGCGCCGTTTTTTTACCTACCTCGCCACCCGGGAATACTTCATCCTCTTCACGTTCCTGCAAATATTGACGAGCCTGGTTTGCTATCATACCCGCGAGATTTACATCCTGTTTCCCGTGCGCTTCGTGCAGGGGATGCTGTTTTCGTGTACCGTGAACCTGTCGCTCACGCTCATGTTCACCCGCCTGCGCAGCGAACGGGCGCGGGAGATCAGTTTCTCCGTCTTTTTCGGGTTGCTCCTGTGCGCGATGCCGTTCAATAATTTCGTGACGGCCGACCTGATAGACGCGTTCAATTTCAATATCGTGTACAAAGGCGCGCTGTTTTCATACCTGCCCTGCCTCGTATTGTTGCTGCTGGCGATGAACAATGTGCGCCTCAACGTCCGGTTCCCGCTGTACAAGCTCGATTGGCAGAGTTTTGCCATGTACAGCGTGGCGTTGTGCCTCGTGGGGTATATCATGATTTACGGACAGGAATATTACTGGCTCGGCGATTCGCGGATACGGTACAGCGTACTGGCGATCGTGGGGCTGGGGGCCTTGTTCATGTTGCGGCAGCGGGCCATGAAGCGGCCTTACATCGATCTGCGGGTGTTCCGGTACCGGAATTTCAGGGTGGGATTGCTGGTGCTGTTCGTCATGTACATTTGCCGGTTCGCGTCGGGGATCACGAATAGTTATTTCGTGAGCGTGCTGCGCTTCGACCCCATGCATCTTTCCTACATCAATTTGTTCAACCTGGCGGGATTGACGGCCGGCGTCATCATCGCCTGCGCCATGACGCTGCAGCAAAAGCGGATCCGGTACATCTGGCTGCCGGGGTTTTTCCTGTTGCTGGTGTTCCATGTGCAGATGTATTTCGGGTTCGATGTGCAGGCCGACGAGTTCAATTATTTCCTGCCGCTGTTCATTCAGGGCCTGGGCGTGGGAATGATCATGGTGCCGACGATCATCTACGCGATTTCGGCGGTGCCGGTTTCCCTGGGCGTTTCCGCAGCAGCGGCCTGCCTGGCGGTCAGGTACCTGGGGTTCGTGGTCAGTATCGGGATCATCAATTACTTCGAGCTATTCGGGAAAAGCAGGCATTATAATGCTTTTCAAGACCATCTTACCAAAACCGAGCCCGTGGTCAGACAGGCTTTGCAGGAGCAGGCGGGGCACCTGGCGGCGAGGGGGCTGGCCCATGCGCAATCCGTGAAGGGCGCGCATAAAATGCTGGTCGCGGATATCAACCGGCAGGGGCAATTGCGGTTTGCCATGGATTATTATGAAATGATGGCCGTCCTGATCATGAGTACGCTGCTCCTGATCGCGCTGTTCCCATATCTGAACAGGACTACGGCATATTTGCGTTCTCGCTGGCTTTCCCCGGCATAATCATGTATCAAAAAATCAGTGGAATGCGCATAAAGAAATTGTTTTTAGTGATGGCGGTGGGGATGATGGCCGCCTGCGGAAAGGAAAACCGGACGTTCCGTCTCAAAACCATCCGCCTGAACGATTACCGGCACCAAAATCCTACCGATCAAAAACGCTACCTGAAAGTGTTCGGCGATAATGGCCAGGGCGCCATCGCGGAGACGGGTTTTTATCCTGCAGGCCAAACCCTTCCCGCCACGTTCGGCATCCATCCGTCTATCCCCATGACGTTGTATCACAAGTCTTACCGCGTGCCGCTGTGGGGCGATGTTTCCGGGCTGATAGGTACATGTAGCGTGGATATGGGTGAGTACAAGATCATCTTCCCGATCGATATGGAAGTGAAAAACGATAGCCTGAGTATCTCGATCACGGGTAGTTGGGAATAATGAAGGAATAGAAGCTGTACCTGTCGGTCAACCACGCCAGTCTGAACTGTCCGCTACCGGGCGGGAGAATGTTCATCGCCCATATCCATTGCATTTAAATTTTCTGTAACTTCCGGTGTTCATTTACGACTCCAAATAAAACATTTTTCCATGGGCATATTCGACTTTATCAAAAATGAGTTCATCGAAGTCATCGACTGGGTGGATGACACTACGGATACTGTGATCTATAAATTCCCCGATAAGGGAGACAAGATCATGAACGGGGCTCAAATGACCGTGCGGGAATCGCAGGTGGCGGTGCTCATGAACGAGGGCGAATTCGGGGATATGTACCTGCCCGGCCGGCACGAGCTCACTACCAGCAACATGCCCATCACCACCACGCTGAAATCGTGGAAATACCTGTTCGACTCGCCCTTCAAAGTAGATATTTACTACGTAAGCACCCGGCAGTTCACCAACCTGAAATGGGGGACTTCCAACCCGATCATCGTCCGCGACCCTGAATTCAAACAGGTACGGCTGCGTTCTTTCGGGACGTACACGATGCGGGTTACCGATCCGAAGAAGTTCATCAAGGAATTTGCCGGCACCCATCCCTGGGTGCGCGTGGAATCGGTAAGCGAGCAATTGCGCAACGTGATCGTCAGCAAACTGGCGGAAGGACTGGCAGAAGCAGGCGTGTCGGTGCTCGACCTGTCCGCTAATTTTACCGAGATCGGGGAGAAGCTGAAGCCGGTTTTCCAGAAGGAATTCGACATATGGGGCATTGAGCTCGGGCAGTTCTTCATCGAGAACGTCACGCTGCCGGAAGAAGTGGAGAAAATGCTCGATAAAACGACGCAGCTCAACATGATGGCCGATAAGCTGAACCAGTTCAACCAGATGCAGGGCGGCATTGCATTGGAGAACCTCTCCAACAACCCGGGAGCCGCCGGCATGGCGGGCATGGGCGCAGGCGTGATCCTCACCAATATGCTCCAGCAGCAACAGCAGCCGGCCGCGCCGCAAAGCGCACCCGCCGCCGATCCCAACGAAAAACAAAAGCTGCTGGACCTCCTCAAACAACTGGGCGAACTGAAAGCTCAGGGCATTTTGACGGAAGAGGAATTCAATCAGAAGAAAGCCGAAATTCTCGGTAAACTATAAAGTTATCCGCAGCGGCCGGAAAGGGCCCCAAACCCGTTCCGGTCGCTCAAATTCAATACAGTCGCCGTTCTCCGATCTCACGCAAACATTAAATGGATTCCAAGACCGCCAACGCTCCCTTACTGCTGTTTCCCTGTCCGGGATGCAATGCCCAATTGTATTTCAACCCAAAACTGCAAAAGCTCGAATGCGAACATTGCGGCACGCAGGTAGACATCGACAAATCCACCGATCACATCCAGGAGCATAACCTCCGCCAGCAGTTGCAAACGGGTAACGATGCGGCGGTGACCGTGGAGCAGCGGGTTTATAAATGCAACCGCTGCGGGTCGGAATCGGTTTTTATGTCGGAAACGCCCACGTTTACCTGCAGCTTCTGTAACTACGAGGCCGTAAACCCGGAAGCATATAAAACGAGGGTCATTCAGCCTTCGGGTATCGTTCCCTTCAAAGTCGACAAGCAACAATCGCTCGGCATCTTCAAAACCTGGATCGGAAAAGGATGGTGGGCGCCGGGAGATCTGCAGCAAATTGCCCGGCACGATGCTTTGCACGGCATCTACCTGCCGTTCTGGACGTACGACGCGCAAACCCACAGCAGCTGGACCGGCTACGGCGGCCGCTATTACTACGAAACGGAATCTTACACCGACGCACAGGGAAAACGTCAGACCCGCACGGTGCAACGCACGGAATGGATTTACCGCAGCGGCACTTTCGATCATTTTTTTGATGATATCCTCATCGGTGGTGCCACCGAACTTTCGCAAAAGGAATACGAAAGCGTGTTTCCTTACCAGCTGGATGAATTGGTGAACTTCGACGCGCAATACCTGTCTGGCTGGGCAGCCGATGTGTACGACGTGGCCGTGCACGACGGATACACCAAAGCCGAAGCCATCATGGACGATTTCATCGAAAACGCATGCGCCGGCATGTGCCGGATCGATACTTACAAAGATTTGCGGGTCAACACCACGTACGCCGATCAAACCTACAAGCACATCCTGCTGCCTATCTGGCTTTGCACCTACGTTTATAAAAAGAAAACGTACCATTTCCTGGTAAACGGTCAAACCGGGAAGGTGCACGGGAAGAAGCCCGTTTCGGGATGGAAGGTAACGCTGGTAGTGCTGGTGGTGCTTGCTATCATACTCATTTTTATCATGATGGGGCAGCAATAATCTTACTGGAAAGCCTTGAGTAGACTGTCTTTGTACGCCGGCGACACTTCCACTTCTGTGCCGTCGTTCAGGTTTACATATCCGCCCGCGCCTTTATGGTACGATTGCACATAGTGGATATTGATGATATGCGATTTATGGACCCTGACAAAAGGGTGGGGCAGCATTTCTGAAAAGTGTTTCAGGAAGCGGCAGACCATCTTCTTGCTGCCATCGGTCAGGAATACGTCCGTGAAGTTCCCGTTCCCTTTCAGCCTTACGATTTCATGCATTTTCACGACATCGAACCCGTCCAGCGTGGGCAGGATCACCTGTTGCATGCCGGGGTTGTTTTCCCGTGCGTTTTCCATGATGATCCGGTTGCGATCGATCCACTGGCGCTGTTGTAATTGCTGCTGCACTTTGTTCACGGCCAGGATCAGTTCTTCGATGCTTACGGGTTTCAGCAAATAGTACGCCGCGCTCTGGTTCAGCGCCCGCAGCGAATATTCGGAGAACGCGGTGACGAAGATCGTTTCAAACTGGAGGTCCTGGCAACCTTCCAGCACATCGAACGCATTGCCGAAAGGCATTTCCACGTCGAGGAACACGAGTTGCGGTTGAAGGTCGTGCAGCACTTCCACGGCTTCCCGGCTGTTCTGCGCGGTACCGATTACCTTTACCTGCGGACAAAATTTCCCCAGGTAATTCTGCAAAGCCACGATGGCGGCGGTTTCATCTTCAACGATGACCGCTGTGATCTTTCCGGTTAAATTCATGCTTGTCCATTAAGGGAAGTTGCAATACCACGCGGGTGCCGGTGGCGCCGCTGGCGGTGATTTCCTCCATTTCCAGCCGGATGCGGAGATGGTAAATATCGTTCAACAGGTTGATGCGTTCCCGGGTGTTGGTGATGCCCCGCGACTGGTACGCCTTCTGGTGTGCGGTTTTCAGTTCCTGGCTCTTCGCCAGCCCGATCCCGTCATCTTCGATTTTCACGATGATATGCTGGCCTTCTTTCCGGAAGCCTACGCGCAGCAAGCCTTTCGTGTCTTTATACCGCAGTCCGTGCCAGACGGCGTTTTCGAGATGAGGCTGGATGAGCATATTGGGGATCATGGCCGTATCGGGGTCCAGCGATTCGTCGATTTCGAGGATGTACACGAATTTATCGCTGAAGCGGAGCTGCTCCAGGTCGAGGTACCTTTTCAGCTGTTCGGCTTCCACGGCCAGGGTAACGAAATCCCGGTTCGAATGTTCCATCACGTTCCGCATGAGGCCCGAATAGGAGGTAAGGTACCGGTTGGCCTCCATTTCGTTGTTTTCCGCGATGTATTGATTGACGCTGTTCAGGCTGTTGAATATGAAATGCGGGTTCATCTCCCGCCGAAGCGATTGCAGCGCGATCTTCTTGTTCTTGACCTTGATAGCCCGCAGCGACCGTACGATGAACACCAGCAGCACCACCATCGCCGCTACGAAAACGATGAGGAAATAATTGAGTTTGTTCTTGTTGTCGATAAGCGCCAACTGCAGCGCCTTTTCCCGCTCCAGGTCCCTGATCTTCCCCTCCGTGATGTCGAAAAGACTGGCATCCACCAGCGAGCTGTCTGTCCGGATGAGGGAATCGAGGTTGAGGAGGAAATTATCGTACCGCTGGATGGCCAGCGCATCCTTGCGTTGATGTTTGAGATAGCTCGTCAGCGCAATTAGACAATCTTTCGCCTTCGAGGTATTTCCGCTTTTGAACGCCAGCAAGTAGGCTTCTTCGAGGAGGTCGCCGGTTTTATCGGGCTGCTGGTGGTCGGCGTACAGCCGTGCGAGTTCCTGGAGTTGATCGATCTGGAGCGCCGTGTTGTGGGCTTCCCGGGCTTTGGCGAGGATGCTTTCGCTTTGCTGGATGGCGCCGGCGATATTATTGTCTTCCACGTACGCGCGGGAAATTTCCTTGCTGATGGCGGAAATATCGCCGGTGTTGTCGCTTTTATCGAGGGCCCGCTTATAGCTTTCGATGGCTTCGGTCTTGTTGTTCTGGTTGAAAAGGCTGTTGCCGAGCTGGCGATAGGCGTCGGCGACTTCGGATTTTTTGCCTTCCTTCTCGAAAATCGCGACGTTGGACTGCGCGTAATCCGTTTGTCGTTGGGGATTGTCGGCGTTCAACAGGCGGTTGGCGTCGTTGAAATTGGCGCGTTCGAGCGTGGTGTCGGAAGACAGCTTGCCGGCCGATAGGTAACTGGAGATGGCGGGTTTTATCTTGTGCTGCAATTCCTGCACCTTGCCGAGGGCGCGGCTGGCGGGCGCGGCATTGCTGTGTTTAAGCCGGAGGTAGATGTCCAGCGCTTTTTTGAGATATTCTTCCGCTTTGGCGTAGTCATTCTTTTCCGTCAGTTCCGTGGCCAGGGCTTCATAGCTTTTGGCGGTTTTCAGTTCGTTATCGTCGGCATACAGCGATTTCTCCAGCTCCCGCGCGGCTTTGGACCGGCCGTCGTATTTGACCTTCTTGCTGGCGGGCGTGCTTTCACGTTCCTGTTTCTGGGCAAAAACGGAGAAGCCGCAGCAAAGCAGCCCGATCGATATTATAATGACGAAACACTGTCGTACCATGGCGATGAATTCCCGTGCAAAATAGGATTTTTCCCCGCCGGAGCGGAATATTTCACCCAGTGAACCGCCCCTTTCACCAAGTGCGCCGAAAGCGTAGGGCGAGACCGGCTAATTTCAGGTCATCAAACTAACGCCAAGCATATGAAAACTGTAATCATTACCGGGATCACCGGTCTGGCCCTGACCTCGGTCCTCCTTGCCTGGAAATACAACGTTTCGCCCGTGGCCCATCAAACCCCGGTTACAACAGCAACGCCCTTGCCCGCCCAGGCGCCGGCCTCACCGAAAGACAATACCGGGACGCGGATCCAGGTGGCCCTGCTGCTGGACACCTCCAATAGCATGGACGGCCTCATCGACCAGGCCAAATCCCGCCTGTGGAACATCATCAATACCCTCACCACACTAAAATATCAGGGAAAAACGCCCGTCATCGAGATCGCATTGTATGAATACGGGAACGATGGCCTGTCCGAAACCAACGGCCACATCCGCGAAGTGCTTCCCCTGACTACCGACCTCGACCTGCTGTCGGAAAAACTGTTTTCGCTTAAAACCAACGGTGGACAGGAATACTGCGGCGCTGTGATCAATACCGCCGTGAAATCGCTGGAATGGGGACGCGACGAAGCCGATATGAAGCTGATCTATATCGCCGGCAACGAACCCTTCGATCAGGGGCGGATTTCCTATGTCAATGCCGCCGGAGATGCCCTGCGGAAAAGCATTTTCATCAATACCATTTTCTGCGGCGACAGGCAGGAAGGTATAAATACCCGGTGGAAAGACGGTGCGGACAAAGGGAAAGGGAAATACTTTTTCATTGACTCCGACGAGAAAGTGACCTACATCGAAACGCCCTACGACGCCCAGATCGACGCGTGTAACGAAAAGCTGAACGACACCTACATCGCATACGGCACCGTCGGCCGTGCGAAGAAAAGCAACCAGGCGCAACAGGATTACAACGCCAAATCCATTTCTGCTGCGAATTCGGCGGAACGTACCGTGAGCAAAGCGAAGGAAGTGTACAAAAATGAAAGCTGGGACCTGGTGGAGCGAAGCAAAAAGGACCACGCCGTGCTCAGCAAAATTAGTAAAGGCGACCTTCCGCAGGAACTGCAAGGCAAATCGGAGGCGGAAATCCGGCAAGTGATAGCGGCGAAGGGACAGGCGAGAGACAGTATCCAGAAAACGATCGCAGTGCTGGGTAAAAAGCGGCAGGAGTTCATCGATGCGAAGCGCAAGACGGCCAATGTGAAAGACGATCTGGGCACGGCCATCAATCAGTCTATCCTTCAGCTGGCCGCATCGAAAGGGTATTCGGTCGACAAGTGATCATTTTTCATCCCTATAGTTAAGGGCGAAGCCCCCGTCCCAACAGAAGCCGCAGGTAAAACTGCGGCTTTGCCAGTTTTTTGCGGAGGTCTACTTCGTGGAACATGCACGTCATCAGTTCCTGCAATTCCTTGTTCCTGGCGCCGAGCCGCATGAGCATATTGAGCAGCCAGGGGAAGCGGATGAGTTTTTGGAGGCGGGTGCTCATCGTGAGTTCCGGCCCCAGTACCCGCGCGATGTTTGCGTCGTAAGCCAGCATGGTGGCGGCGCTGAAATCGTTTGCGGCGATGCAGGCCGCGGCTTGCTGGGCAGCCATGCGTGCGGAGTACATCGCATTGCCGATACCTTCGCCGGTGAAGGGGTCGATGAGGAAGGCGGCGTCGCCCACCAGCATGTACCTTTCGCCCGACAGGCGCCGTTTCTTGCTGCCGAGGGGCAGTCCATATCCGTCGATGTTGCCCCGGAGCGTGGCGTCCCTGAACCGTTCCCGGAGCACCGGATCGCTTTGGACGGCATCCAGCAGCAATTGCTTCAGGTTTATCTTTCTGCGCCGCGCCACTTTGCTGAGCATGCCCACGCCAACATTGGCTTCGCCATTCGGCAGCGGGAAGATCCAGAAGTAACCGGGCAGCACGTTTTTGAGGAAGTGCAGTTCGATCAGGTTGTCGGCATGCAGGCCTTTGATACCGCTGTAATAGGCCCTGATGCCGGCTACATAGTGTTTGGGCTCCATGCGGATGCCGGCCACATCTTTCGTGAAGCCGGAATGCGCGCCGTTGGCGGCGATCACCAGTTTCGTCCTGATCTGCAGGCTGCCGGAGGCGTCCGTCAGCAGGTAGCCATCGGGCCGGAGGTCGTATTTCGTGATGGACTTTCCTTCTATCAGCTGCACCTGCGGACAGCGCCGCAGTTCTTCCACGAGGAAATTATCGAAATGAATGCGTTTGCAAACAAAGCCCCGTGGCTCGCCGGGCAGTTTTTCATAGCCGGGTTTATAGGGTATGTTGATGCTCATGCGATTGGCGGCGATGAACGTAACGCCCCAGCTGTCTTCCTTGAACACATATTGCTGCAGTCTTTCCGCAATGCCGGGATCTATGCGGGAAAGGAGCGTGAGCACTTTGCCGCTGAGGCCGTCGCCGCAGACTTTATCGCGGGGGAACACGGCCTTATCGACCACCACGCAGGGGATGCCCATATAAGCCAGCTGAAGCGCGGCGGTAGCGCCTGCCGGGCCGGCGCCGATAATGCAGATGTCGGTTTGGACCATATCGGTGCAATGTAGGAAAATGGAGGAAATTGGCGAAGGCGATTTTCAGCTTCGGACAATTGGCACAAAAAAAGACCTGCAGCAACGCAGGTCTTACGAGTTTGTGGTTTCGGGATCGGTTAGAATATATAGCTCCAGGTTGCGGAATATCCGTATCCGCCCGCAGCCGTTCCGTTGATGGTGCCGTAGGTGTACACCGTGCGGCCATCGTCGGTGTTGTCGACGTACAGGGAATAGCTTTTACCGTCGGGGGAAATGGTGATGTCGTGCTCGTAATAGGTCCGCTGCTGGGTAGCGGTGTTCACGGAATAGATATCGATAATGGTATCGTTTTCCGAGTTCATGACGAAAACGAGCTGACAGCTCCAGTCGAAGGGCGCCATGTAGTAAAGAACGGGTTCCGGGTAAGCGGCTTGCTGCATGGAGGCCGGGGCAACGGCTGCGGAGGCTTGCTGAAGGTTGGTGAATGCCAGGGATACCAACAGGATAAAGAGTGCTTTTTTCATACAATGGTTTTTTGGGTGATGAAAATGTACCATAAGATAATAACGCGAAGTCGCAGGACGTGTTTGCCGATGCGAAAACAAACAAATAACACAAACAGGAACGGGATAGGCTATACGTAATTGTAAGTGGATTGTCACCGCTGCGGAATGGCAGCAGTGGCAATTTCGGCGGATGACGAAGGTGCCGTGCGGATCAACCTTTGTTTTCGCGGAGGTGGGCCTGGTAATTCTGGAGCAGGCTGCGGATTTGCTCAGCAGCAACGGGATTAGCGGAATGGACGTAATATTTCAAATCCGAAAGATCGAAGCCGGATTCGTACACCAGCCATTTGGCCGCGGCATAGCCATCGGGCGCCAACCGGCCGGATGCATCCAGCCCGAGATCATTGTCGAAGCTGATGAAAGCCGGCAGCCCGCGCTCGAGGATCGTGGATTTGAACGCTTCGAACGAGCGTACGATGACAAAATCACTGGCCGGCCTGTCTTTATAGACCATGCCTACCGTTCGGAGGTCGTCGAGGAAAAGCTGATAAGCCATGATGGTGAAGGTTCCGTCAAATATACGATCCCCTCGTGAAATGAAATTTTTCCGGACAATGATGCAGAATTGAAAACATTTATTACTTTCGCGTCCCCGTAACACACGAAATCACCGGAATTCGGGACGTAGCGCAGCCCGGTAGCGCGCTTGCATGGGGTGCAAGAGGCCGCTAGTTCGAATCTAGTCGTCCCGACCAACAAGAGGTCACCAGTTAAACCGGTGGCCTTTTTTGTTTTCCGTCCGTTCCCGGATCAAACCGCTGCTAAAACTTCATCGTTCCGGCGACCAATAGCATAACCCCCAGTCCAATAGCCTGGAAGGGCGAAGTCGCGATATCCGCCGGTACCGACAGCGCCGTGAGCAGGTACCGGGTGCGTTTTCTTTTGTAACTGGGTTCCACCGAAATCATAATATTCCTTACTGGCTGGTACTTTCCGGCATAGGGCGTAGGCGGTTGGTACAGCAGGATGATGCGCTGCTGCGTTATGGGCCCGGAAAGGCTCCGGCGAGGATAGGCCCGCGCGTCCAGCGATAGCCGGAATCTGGCGCCGATCGGCGTATCCGTAGGTGAAGGCAAATAAAAACCTTCCTTGACATTACGTTGCCTGAGCTCGATGTTGGGCGTGAAACCCAGGCTGTCCGCTGTTTTTTCCAATACCGGGGAAATACCGTTGATCCCGCCTGGCGATCCGGCAAACAGCGTGTCTAAGATCTGGTGCCGGAGATACAGTTTCACGAGACTGTCGACCGGAAGCCTTACATGCACCGGCACGTTCCTTTCGAATTGGAAAGTTTTGCCCTGAAATTGATGGTGATATTCCCGGAATCGTCCGCATAGGCCTCCCTGATCGATAATGCTTTCTGGTGCTGCCGGTCGGTTTTGGCTTTCTGGATGACGGAACTGGTGATGCATCCGGAAAAGAGGAGCGGCACGATCAGGAGGGTACGAATGTTCATAGGCAGGGGCTTGAATGATACCATAAAATAAGATAACGCCGTTACAGTCCGGCGTCGTACATCGCCACGCCCCGGCAGATCTTCAAAATGCCGTTCTTTTCCCGCCGCCAGATATAGATGTTTTTCCCCGTGGCTACGCCTGACCAGTCGCCATGCCGGACGATGGCGGTATGCGAAGCATATTCGATCACGAACCCGTCGAGGTCTTCGATCCGGTCTGTCCGGATATCCAGTTTTTCGAAAACGGGGAGATGTTTGACATGGTCGTCGAGGAATGCCGTGATGGCGGCGCGGCCTTTATAGGCGGGGTGATTGCTGTAGAAGAAAAGGAAATCGTCCGAGTAAAACTGGTTCCAGCGAACGGGATCGTGCTCAGTTACCACTTTTTCCTGTAGCCCGTTGTAGGCGGCCAGTTCGAAGCTCAGGGGATCGTTTACGTTCACATGCGCGCGGAAGGCCATGTTCACGGCAGGAACGTCGCGGAAAACGAGTTGTTCGGCGATTTGGACGGGATGGCTGTAATTCCATGCCTGGGCCGTCAGCCGGAGGGGTTGTTGCGGACTGCGCTGCCAGATGTTGGCGTACTTGCCCTGAAGGGTATCGGTTTTCCCGTTGCCGGCCTGTTGCAGTATTTCGGTGAAGGTGCCGAATTCCACTACCATCCTGCCCAGGTCCATCACTTCCATCACGTCACTGTTGAATTGTGTTACCCGGAACCGCTGCAGGAAATCGCGGTAGTAATGCTTGGCATTGGCTTTGGTCCAAACGGTCAGCTGGAATTCAGGCATCAGCCGGATGCTATCCGCAAAATGCTGCGCTATTTTCGCGGGCTCGCCGGTGGTGAGCGCGGAGGCGTAATCCTGCCGGAATCGTTGGAGGAAAGCAAGCGTTTGCGGATCGGCCTGGGTGCTGCGTTGCGCCTGCACGTTGAGGGCGAGGAAGAGCAGGACGGCGGGAAGGGTCGTTTTCATGCTGGGATGGATAATGGGGGAAGGAAAATGAGGGTAAAGACGCCGGTTCTTGCGCACAGACCGAATATAACGAATATCCGGGGATGATCAAATGTTCCCGGCCCGGCGGGATGCCGCTACCTTCAATTTCCCACAATTCCGGCAAAGGGTCAATTCTCCAATTTTCCAATACTCAAAAGTGGGTATTTTCGGCCGGGCCGTTTACGCAAACATGTGAATGTCATTGGTTTCAGGCAAAATTAATATGGTTGTTTGAAGGAATTTTTCTACCTTGGTTTTGAATTGATTTGTGCTGATCCCTGTTGTAAATTATTTGTCAACCAAAATTCGCTGATACCCTAATTACCTAGATACGTTCCCAATTATTCCGACACATCCACATAGCATTCTTTATCTATGAAGTTATTCCGAAGGATTTTCCTCCTGGGAGCCTGCATCGGCTGCACAGGCATTGCGTGCAACAAAAATTCGCTCGAGCTTCCGCCAGTCAGTTCCCCGCCCGTGGAACTACGCTTACGGGCGAAGTTGGACGGTATTGCCGCCGTTGAGTTCGTTTTCCAGAAAACGACGGTCCCCGGTTCCGATACGGTCCGGATGTTTATCCGCAACCTCGATAGAATGCCGCTTTCAGGCATCCGTTATGTTGCGGAGCTGTGCAACGCTGCAACACAGAATTTCGATAATTGTCCGCTCCAGGTGACCGACGTTATTCCCACGCTGGCGGCCGGTGGTGAGCTGGTACGACTGGCCGAGTGGGTCAATACGGGGATGGTGCTCGATAGCCAGCGCATCAACGTGGGCATCATTTCTGCCGGTGGCAGGGAACCGCATCCGCTCAGCGGTATTTACGGGAATGTTTCCGCCGGTTTCGAGGACAGGGATACCGTAACGAAGTATTTTGGCCAGATCCGGGGATACGTGCTGGCCGACGGAACGGCCACGTTTCGCCTGAAAACCGCGTTCAGCAAGAACCTTAACGCCAAAGGCCTCTTCACGGGGCTCAACGCTTTCGACGGCGAACTGCTGGTAGACGGTCTGCAGCCGATCACCTTCAACCTCGATTCCGTGACGGTTGGAGGAACACGCAAACTGATCGATATAACGAACGGTAAATGCATGTTCCGCATGAAACTCCACAGCGCGTTCGATAACCAGGTCAACTTCATCCTTTCCCAAACCAGTAAGCAGTAACAGCATGAGCTATAAAATATTACGCAACTTCCTCCTGACGGCGCTCATCGCTTTCGGATCGCAGATCGCCTATGCGCAAGTAAATCCCGTTGTGAAAACGGTAGTAGAAGGAGGGGAGAAAAGCGTCTCCGAATCGCCCTCCCGGGAAGAAATTACCATCGAGGCCAAATCGTTCGAGATCTTTTTTGATGAGGAGAAGCACTCGTTCCTTGCGCACATTAAAGCGACCTACAACCGTACCGCCAAAAAAATGACCGTTGCCTTTCTGCGCATGGGCGACGTGGGTGCAGATACCAGCTTTGTCATTGCCGATAACCTCAATCTTAACACATTCCGCTATAACATGTCGGAGAAGCTCGTGAAATACGAAGTGGCTCAGAACGCGAAGTTCTTCCATGATTATAGC
Proteins encoded in this region:
- a CDS encoding cyclic-phosphate processing receiver domain-containing protein encodes the protein MAYQLFLDDLRTVGMVYKDRPASDFVIVRSFEAFKSTILERGLPAFISFDNDLGLDASGRLAPDGYAAAKWLVYESGFDLSDLKYYVHSANPVAAEQIRSLLQNYQAHLRENKG
- a CDS encoding geranylgeranyl reductase family protein; translation: MVQTDICIIGAGPAGATAALQLAYMGIPCVVVDKAVFPRDKVCGDGLSGKVLTLLSRIDPGIAERLQQYVFKEDSWGVTFIAANRMSINIPYKPGYEKLPGEPRGFVCKRIHFDNFLVEELRRCPQVQLIEGKSITKYDLRPDGYLLTDASGSLQIRTKLVIAANGAHSGFTKDVAGIRMEPKHYVAGIRAYYSGIKGLHADNLIELHFLKNVLPGYFWIFPLPNGEANVGVGMLSKVARRRKINLKQLLLDAVQSDPVLRERFRDATLRGNIDGYGLPLGSKKRRLSGERYMLVGDAAFLIDPFTGEGIGNAMYSARMAAQQAAACIAANDFSAATMLAYDANIARVLGPELTMSTRLQKLIRFPWLLNMLMRLGARNKELQELMTCMFHEVDLRKKLAKPQFYLRLLLGRGLRP
- a CDS encoding DUF4440 domain-containing protein, translating into MKTTLPAVLLFLALNVQAQRSTQADPQTLAFLQRFRQDYASALTTGEPAKIAQHFADSIRLMPEFQLTVWTKANAKHYYRDFLQRFRVTQFNSDVMEVMDLGRMVVEFGTFTEILQQAGNGKTDTLQGKYANIWQRSPQQPLRLTAQAWNYSHPVQIAEQLVFRDVPAVNMAFRAHVNVNDPLSFELAAYNGLQEKVVTEHDPVRWNQFYSDDFLFFYSNHPAYKGRAAITAFLDDHVKHLPVFEKLDIRTDRIEDLDGFVIEYASHTAIVRHGDWSGVATGKNIYIWRREKNGILKICRGVAMYDAGL